The following coding sequences lie in one Chloroflexota bacterium genomic window:
- the radC gene encoding DNA repair protein RadC, which produces MSLWAPAEPARLQLRELPLVEQPLYRLQHVGPAALSNAELIELILGASESLGRDVLAHFGDLASLARANLAELAEVRGLGSASGARIQAALELGRRLAALPAGESMQIRCPADAASLLLPTMSLQEQETLRVLVLDTRSRVLADVLVYQGCVNRTEVRLAEVFREAIRRNAPSILVAHNHPSGDPTPSPEDVQITRQAVEVGAMLGIEVMDHLVIGQGRWVSLRERNLGFSK; this is translated from the coding sequence ATGAGCCTCTGGGCCCCTGCTGAACCCGCGCGGCTCCAGTTGCGCGAACTCCCGCTGGTCGAGCAGCCGCTGTACCGCCTGCAACATGTCGGTCCTGCCGCCCTCAGCAACGCCGAGCTGATCGAACTGATCCTCGGCGCGTCCGAGTCGCTAGGCCGGGACGTACTTGCGCACTTCGGCGACCTGGCGAGCCTGGCCCGGGCGAACCTGGCCGAGTTGGCCGAGGTTCGGGGGCTGGGCTCGGCCTCCGGGGCGCGGATCCAGGCGGCGCTGGAACTGGGCCGTCGGCTAGCCGCGCTTCCGGCCGGCGAGTCGATGCAGATTCGTTGTCCGGCGGACGCCGCGAGCCTTCTGCTGCCGACGATGAGCCTGCAGGAGCAGGAGACGCTGCGCGTGCTGGTGCTGGACACGCGCAGCCGCGTGCTGGCGGACGTGCTGGTGTACCAGGGCTGCGTCAACCGCACCGAGGTGCGTCTGGCCGAGGTGTTCCGCGAGGCGATTCGCCGCAACGCGCCCTCCATCCTGGTGGCGCACAACCATCCCAGCGGGGACCCGACACCTTCGCCTGAAGACGTGCAGATCACGCGGCAGGCGGTGGAGGTGGGTGCGATGCTGGGGATAGAGGTCATGGACCACCTGGTCATCGGGCAGGGGCGCTGGGTATCGCTTCGGGAACGGAACCTTGGGTTCAGCAAGTAG